The following proteins come from a genomic window of Candidatus Thiodiazotropha sp. CDECU1:
- a CDS encoding metal ABC transporter permease codes for MNWEGLDITILGPAFLAGLVVASTHVPLGRQVLKRGIIFLDLAVAQTAGMGIVAAHSLHWEPGGWQVQLIAVGAAVAAAFLIHLTERKWPEIQEALIGSLFILASSGSILLLAANPHGGEQLKELLVGQILWVGYQQIIPVALLYALVLGVWFSPLRKGSTLVFYLLFAVAITASVQLVGVFLVFATLILPALAVRQRERKADYFGYLIAATGYGLGLVLAALFDLPAGAMIVYTLAIASLLGGWLLRGKPVIPETGVS; via the coding sequence GTGAACTGGGAGGGGCTCGACATCACTATCCTCGGACCAGCCTTCCTGGCAGGCCTGGTAGTGGCTTCCACCCACGTGCCCCTGGGTCGACAGGTGTTGAAGCGGGGGATCATCTTTCTCGATCTGGCGGTAGCGCAGACGGCAGGCATGGGTATTGTGGCCGCCCACAGCCTGCATTGGGAACCGGGGGGTTGGCAGGTCCAGCTGATTGCTGTCGGCGCTGCTGTGGCTGCAGCCTTTCTCATTCATCTGACCGAGCGTAAATGGCCGGAGATTCAAGAGGCATTGATTGGCAGTCTGTTTATCCTCGCCTCCAGTGGCAGCATCCTGCTGTTGGCCGCCAATCCCCATGGCGGGGAGCAGCTGAAGGAGCTGTTGGTGGGGCAGATCCTCTGGGTCGGCTACCAACAGATCATTCCCGTGGCGCTGCTCTATGCGCTCGTGCTCGGAGTATGGTTTTCACCCTTGCGCAAAGGCTCCACGCTGGTCTTCTACCTGCTGTTTGCAGTGGCCATCACCGCCTCTGTGCAACTGGTGGGTGTTTTTCTGGTCTTCGCCACCCTCATTCTCCCTGCCTTGGCTGTACGCCAGCGGGAGAGGAAAGCCGATTACTTCGGCTATTTGATTGCGGCAACAGGATATGGTTTGGGATTGGTGCTGGCTGCGCTGTTCGATCTGCCGGCAGGGGCAATGATCGTATATACCCTGGCGATAGCATCGCTCCTGGGTGGTTGGTTGCTGCGAGGGAAACCCGTCATACCGGAGACCGGAGTATCGTAA
- the thrS gene encoding threonine--tRNA ligase translates to MPVISLPDGSQREFDKAVTVHEIAADIGPGLAKAALAGRVDGRLVDTSYLVQQDCELAIVTSRDDEALELIRHDAAHVMAQAVQELYPGTQVTIGPAIEDGFYYDFARDDAFTPDDLKKIEQRMHEIVKRNLPLQREVWDREEAIQTFDSIGEKYKVEIIKEFIPEGEEVSIYRQGDWFDVCRGPHLPGTGILGKGFKLMKVAGAYWRGDSNNEMLQRIYGTAWRDKKELKAYLHRLEEAEKRDHRKIGKAQDLFHTQEEAPGMAFWHDKGWRIYLTIQDYIRDKLKAHGYQEVHTPQVIDRTLWEKSGHWEKFRDDIFITETDDRVYAIKPMNCPAHIQIYNHGLKSYRDLPLRLAEFGSCHRNEPSGTLHGLMRVRNFVQDDAHIFCSEEQILSEVQAFNDLLLEVYRDFGFDEVLIKLSTRPEKRVGSNEVWDKSEKALEEALNHQGLDWELQPGEGAFYGPKIEFSLRDCLGRIWQLGTIQLDFSMPERLGASYIAEDNSKKVPVMLHRAILGSLERFIGILIEHYAGALPLWLAPVQAVLLNITDRQSEYLQKCLKSLRNNGFRVESDLRNEKIGFKIREHTLMRVPYLLVVGDREMEEGTVAVRTRGGEDLGAMPIEAFIERMNSEVTQRVS, encoded by the coding sequence ATGCCCGTTATCTCTCTCCCCGATGGTTCCCAACGTGAATTCGATAAAGCGGTCACTGTGCACGAGATCGCCGCGGATATCGGTCCCGGACTAGCCAAGGCCGCTCTGGCCGGCCGGGTCGATGGTCGCCTGGTCGATACCTCCTATCTGGTCCAACAGGATTGTGAACTCGCCATCGTCACCAGCCGCGACGATGAGGCGTTGGAACTGATCCGTCACGACGCAGCCCATGTCATGGCACAGGCGGTCCAGGAGCTCTATCCCGGTACCCAGGTCACCATCGGGCCTGCCATCGAAGATGGTTTCTACTATGACTTTGCCCGGGACGACGCCTTTACCCCGGATGATCTGAAGAAGATCGAGCAGCGTATGCACGAGATCGTCAAGCGCAACCTGCCACTGCAACGGGAGGTGTGGGACAGGGAAGAGGCGATCCAAACCTTCGATTCGATCGGTGAGAAATATAAGGTCGAGATCATCAAGGAGTTCATCCCCGAAGGCGAGGAGGTTTCGATCTACCGCCAGGGGGATTGGTTCGATGTCTGCCGTGGACCCCATCTGCCCGGCACTGGGATACTCGGTAAGGGATTCAAGCTGATGAAGGTGGCGGGCGCCTATTGGCGGGGTGACTCCAACAATGAGATGCTGCAGCGCATCTATGGCACGGCCTGGCGTGACAAGAAGGAGCTGAAGGCCTATCTGCACCGCCTGGAAGAGGCGGAGAAAAGGGATCATCGCAAGATCGGCAAGGCCCAGGATCTCTTCCATACCCAGGAAGAGGCCCCCGGGATGGCCTTCTGGCACGATAAGGGATGGCGCATCTATCTCACGATTCAGGACTATATTCGCGATAAGCTGAAGGCTCACGGCTATCAGGAGGTGCATACCCCCCAGGTGATCGATCGCACCCTGTGGGAGAAATCGGGCCATTGGGAGAAGTTCCGGGACGATATTTTTATCACCGAGACCGACGACAGGGTCTACGCCATCAAGCCGATGAACTGTCCGGCCCATATCCAGATCTACAACCACGGGCTCAAGAGCTACCGGGACCTGCCCCTGCGCCTGGCGGAGTTTGGCTCCTGCCACCGCAACGAGCCGTCAGGCACCCTGCATGGCCTGATGCGGGTGCGCAACTTCGTACAGGACGATGCCCACATCTTCTGCAGCGAGGAGCAGATCCTGAGTGAAGTGCAGGCCTTCAATGATCTGCTGTTGGAAGTCTACCGGGATTTCGGCTTTGATGAGGTCTTGATCAAGCTATCCACTCGACCAGAAAAGCGTGTTGGATCAAATGAGGTATGGGATAAATCTGAGAAAGCACTTGAAGAAGCGCTAAACCACCAGGGATTGGATTGGGAGTTGCAGCCGGGGGAGGGTGCATTCTATGGACCGAAGATCGAGTTCTCCCTGCGCGACTGCCTCGGTCGGATCTGGCAACTGGGTACCATCCAGCTCGATTTCTCCATGCCTGAGCGGCTAGGTGCCAGCTATATCGCTGAAGATAACAGCAAAAAGGTCCCTGTAATGCTGCATCGGGCGATCCTCGGATCACTGGAACGTTTCATTGGAATCCTCATTGAACACTATGCCGGTGCGCTGCCTCTCTGGCTCGCCCCGGTACAGGCAGTTTTGTTGAATATCACCGATCGACAGAGCGAATATTTGCAAAAATGCCTCAAATCCCTGCGAAATAACGGTTTTCGAGTCGAATCGGACTTGAGAAATGAGAAGATTGGTTTTAAAATCCGCGAGCACACGTTGATGCGCGTGCCCTATCTGCTGGTCGTAGGTGATCGGGAGATGGAAGAGGGCACGGTAGCTGTTCGTACACGAGGAGGTGAAGATCTTGGCGCTATGCCAATCGAGGCTTTTATCGAACGTATGAATTCTGAAGTTACACAACGTGTGAGCTGA
- the infC gene encoding translation initiation factor IF-3 — MGADGEQVGVVSIEQAHAAAREAALDLVEIVPNGEPPVCRVMDYGKFLFELKKQKQAAKKKQKQVHIKEIKFRPGTGEGDYQVKLRNLIRFLEDGDKTKVTMRFRGREHAHRELGLELLERVEKDLADYGQIEQKPIMEGRQMVMVLGPKKK, encoded by the coding sequence ATTGGAGCTGATGGTGAACAGGTAGGTGTCGTCTCTATTGAACAGGCTCATGCAGCCGCTCGAGAGGCAGCACTGGATTTGGTGGAGATCGTGCCAAACGGGGAACCCCCTGTCTGTCGCGTCATGGATTATGGCAAGTTTCTTTTTGAACTGAAGAAACAGAAGCAGGCCGCCAAAAAGAAGCAGAAGCAGGTACACATCAAAGAGATCAAATTCAGGCCAGGGACAGGCGAAGGGGATTATCAGGTAAAACTGCGCAACCTGATACGTTTCCTTGAAGATGGGGACAAGACCAAGGTGACCATGCGTTTCCGCGGTCGTGAGCACGCTCACCGTGAGTTGGGTTTGGAACTTCTTGAACGGGTTGAAAAGGATCTGGCCGATTACGGTCAGATTGAACAGAAACCCATCATGGAGGGCCGCCAGATGGTGATGGTGCTGGGTCCAAAGAAAAAGTAA
- the rpmI gene encoding 50S ribosomal protein L35, which produces MPKIKTNRGAAKRFKRTSSGSFKRNCSHRRHILTKKSTKRKRQLRAPNAIAKSDVAIARRMLPYA; this is translated from the coding sequence ATGCCTAAGATTAAGACAAACAGGGGTGCGGCCAAACGGTTCAAACGCACCTCATCCGGTTCGTTTAAACGCAACTGCTCCCATCGACGTCATATCCTGACCAAGAAGAGCACCAAGCGGAAACGCCAGTTGCGCGCACCCAATGCCATCGCAAAATCCGATGTGGCCATCGCCCGTCGTATGTTGCCCTACGCCTGA
- the rplT gene encoding 50S ribosomal protein L20: MSRVKRGVQAHARHKKVLEEAKGYYGARSKVYRVAKQAVIKAGQYAYRDRRQKKRQFRALWIARINAGARENGLSYSRMINGLHLANIEVDRKMLADLAVNDKSAFSVLAEQAKAALSS; this comes from the coding sequence ATGTCAAGAGTAAAACGTGGTGTACAAGCACACGCCCGCCATAAAAAGGTGCTTGAAGAAGCGAAAGGCTATTACGGCGCTCGCAGCAAGGTCTACCGTGTCGCCAAACAGGCAGTAATCAAGGCAGGTCAATATGCGTATCGGGATCGGCGTCAGAAAAAGCGTCAGTTTCGTGCCCTCTGGATTGCCCGTATCAATGCCGGAGCGCGTGAAAACGGACTCTCCTACAGCCGCATGATCAATGGTCTGCATCTGGCCAATATCGAGGTCGATCGTAAGATGCTCGCCGATCTGGCTGTCAATGACAAATCGGCATTTAGCGTGCTGGCGGAACAGGCCAAGGCCGCTCTTTCCAGCTAA
- the pheS gene encoding phenylalanine--tRNA ligase subunit alpha, with protein MDDSSLNIDGLIEAAESAIAAADSLPLLDEVRVGYLGKNGQLTSQLKKLGALPPEQRPQAGQAINKAKQALQQAIEARKTALEGEALSKRLAAERIDVTLPGRGVQRGGLHPVTRTLERMQRLFEHAGFETVEGPEIEDDYHNFEALNIPEHHPARAMHDTFYFDAHLLLRTHTSPVQIRTMEQGEPPFRIIAPGRVYRCDSDLTHTPMFHQVEGFLVDRDVSFADLKGVLYDFFSSFFERELKLRFRPSYFPFTEPSAEVDIECVMCGGEGCRVCSQTGWLEVLGCGMIHPEVFRHVGIDSEKYTGYAFGMGVERMTMLRYGVNDLRLFFENDLRFLRQFA; from the coding sequence ATGGATGATTCCAGTTTGAATATTGATGGCCTGATCGAAGCGGCTGAAAGCGCAATCGCCGCTGCGGACAGCCTTCCCCTGCTCGACGAAGTACGGGTTGGTTATCTGGGTAAAAACGGTCAGTTGACCTCGCAGCTGAAAAAACTGGGGGCACTGCCACCCGAGCAGCGACCCCAGGCGGGGCAGGCGATCAACAAGGCCAAACAGGCCCTGCAGCAGGCCATCGAGGCGCGCAAGACCGCGTTGGAAGGCGAGGCACTCAGCAAACGGCTTGCCGCAGAGAGGATCGATGTCACCTTACCTGGACGAGGCGTGCAACGTGGCGGTCTGCATCCGGTGACTCGCACACTGGAGCGCATGCAGCGGTTATTCGAGCATGCCGGCTTCGAGACTGTGGAGGGACCGGAGATCGAAGACGATTACCACAACTTCGAGGCGTTGAATATTCCCGAACATCATCCTGCGCGGGCGATGCATGATACCTTCTATTTCGATGCCCACCTGTTGTTGCGCACCCATACCTCTCCGGTACAGATACGTACCATGGAGCAGGGTGAGCCACCATTCAGGATCATCGCCCCGGGACGGGTCTATCGTTGTGATTCGGACCTGACGCACACACCCATGTTCCATCAGGTGGAGGGCTTTCTGGTCGACCGGGATGTCTCCTTCGCTGACCTGAAGGGGGTGCTCTACGATTTTTTCAGCAGTTTTTTCGAGCGCGAGCTTAAGCTGCGTTTTCGTCCCTCCTACTTTCCCTTCACCGAGCCCTCCGCGGAGGTCGATATCGAGTGTGTGATGTGTGGTGGCGAAGGGTGTCGGGTATGCAGCCAAACCGGATGGTTAGAGGTGCTGGGTTGCGGCATGATCCACCCGGAGGTGTTCAGGCATGTGGGTATCGACAGTGAAAAATATACCGGTTACGCCTTCGGCATGGGCGTCGAGCGGATGACCATGCTGCGCTATGGCGTTAACGATCTGCGGCTCTTCTTCGAGAACGATCTACGTTTTCTCAGGCAGTTTGCCTAG